Proteins from one Capricornis sumatraensis isolate serow.1 chromosome 2, serow.2, whole genome shotgun sequence genomic window:
- the LOC138071386 gene encoding inactive ribonuclease-like protein 9 produces the protein MGLYRNRRHSLTVDITPSLLYSLQGNMGTLINKQPLFLLFLLLKPLQFVRITDPYLSAERREELEDYLDDLYATGPTKPPTKETFKTRVIIDSEMPLTDQEYCNHEMKMKRVHNRLYCAKEHFFLQASYDDIQKICYNMFVRCKDGVRKCHRSREIISGVHCVLTSGVMMPFCEYISSYKEGWVFITCQWEDNTGEIIPVSVTDILAI, from the coding sequence ATGGGCCTGTACAGGAACAGAAGGCATAGCCTCACAGTGGACATAACTCCTTCTCTCTTGTATTCCCTTCAGGGAAACATGGGGACTCTGATCAACAAGCAGCCCCTGTTTCTGCTCTTCCTGCTGCTGAAGCCACTGCAGTTTGTGAGGATAACTGATCCCTATTTATCAGCTGAAAGACGAGAAGAATTAGAAGACTATCTAGATGACTTATATGCTACAGGGCCTACCAAACCACCTACCAAGGAAACATTCAAAACCCGTGTCATTATTGATTCTGAAATGCCGTTAACTGACCAAGAATACTGCAATCACGAAATGAAGATGAAACGTGTTCACAATAGGCTTTATTGTGCTAAAgagcatttcttcctccaagcaTCATATGACGACATTCAAAAGATCTGTTATAACATGTTTGTGCGATGTAAAGATGGGGTTAGGAAATGTCACAGGAGCCGGGAAATAATATCAGGAGTGCATTGTGTTTTAACAAGTGGGGTCATGATGCCATTTTGTGAATACATATCGTCTTACAAGGAGGGATGGGTCTTTATCACTTGTCAATGGGAAGATAATACTGGAGAAATTATCCCTGTGTCTGTAACTGATATTTTGGCCATATAA